CGCTTTCGGTAGTATTTAGAATAGTATTGGTTGTTTTAATTTTTATAATAATTTTATATGCATTAAAAATAATATCCAAAGATTTAAAAAGAGGCAAACCCGGAAAAAACCTCGGATGGAAGCTGAGAATAGAATATTCTGCTGATAAGAGCAGTCTTGAAGACGGAGAAATTGTCCCAATCGGCAGTAAGCTCACCATTGGAAGAAACAAAAATAATCAAATGGTTTTACCTTCGAGAGCTGTTTCCAACTTCCACGCAAAAATTTATTTTGAGGACGGCAGGTACATGTTGGAGGACCTGGACTCCACAAACGGCACTTTTGTAAACGGCAACAGGGTAGATAAGAAAAGTTTGCAGCCGGGTGACGAAATCAGAATCTCAGAGACGGTTTTTACCGTAACAGACGACGATTAAAACTGTCCGGTATATTAGGAGAACCAAATGACTAAAAAGTTAAGGATGTTTCAATTTTTAATATATGTATTTCTATTTTTCGGATTTCTGAACCTTGGTGTGTTAAAAAAGCCCTTTGACCCAAAGGCAGGAATATTTTTCGGTATATTGGTTGTAATTATAGCGTTGACTACATGGATACTTAAAAGATTTTATCCCATGGGAGACAGAATAATATTCCTTTTATCTATGCTGCTATGTTCAATAGGAATAATTATGCTCTATAGGCTCAATATCAAGCTTGCTACAAAGCAGCTGGGATGGCTTTTATTGGGTATTTTAGCTTTTCTTTTTGTAGTACTTTTCCTTAAAAGAGGACTTAGTCAATTTGCCCGGTTAAAATACGTCTTTCTGGCAGGAACGATAATGTTCATGTCTATGGCAACCTTTATAGGATATGAAATACTGGGTGCTAAAAACTGGGTTAGAATCGGTCCCATGAGCTTTCAGCCTTCGGAATTCGGAAAAATATTTCTGATACTATACCTTGCAAGTGCCCTTTCAAATGTAAATACCAGAAAAAAACTTATAGAACCCGGCATAGTCATTTCAATATCGCTGGGCTTCATGGTAATTCAGAGGGACTTAGGAACTGCACTTATTATATTTGCAGTAGCTGTTACAATGGTGTATCTTGCAACCTCCAAAAAACTGTATGTATTAGTTTCACTGGGACTGTTTGCATCGGGTGGGGCAGCAAGTTATGCGATGTTTGATCATATAAAAAGAAGGATAATGATATGGCATAATCCTTGGCCCTATGTCTATAACGAGAGCTACCAACTGGTGCAGTCCATGTATGCTATTGCTACGGGAGGACTGTTCGGGAGAGGTTTGGGAATGGGTCATCCGGGTTATGTTGCAGTTAATGAATCGGACTTTATTTTCTCTGTAATATGCGAAGAAATGGGCCTGTTAATGGGTTTTGCCATATTGATCCTGCATTTTCTGCTTTTCTACCGTTCAATAAGAAGTGCGATACATGCAGAAAATAATTTTTCAAAGCTTCTCACCGCAGGACTCAGCGTAATGATTGCAACCCAAACTTTAGTTATTGTGGGGGGAGTAACAGGTTTTATACCGTTGACGGGAATAACACTTCCCTTTGTCAGCAGCGGAGGAACTTCCTTATTAATCAGTTTTCTTTCTTTAAGTATTATTCAGAAAGTTTCGGAAGGTGAAGACTGAATGGCAATGGAGGCTTAATTAGCGTATGGATAATTTAACTAATAATATAAAACGTATAATGATAATTTTTCTGGTTGTATTTTTTGTTCTCATAAGTTATCTGGCTTACTTTACCCTTGTTAAGGGCCCTGAAATAGTTACAAGGCCTGATAACAGAAGAATGTGGGATATCAGAAACAAGGTTGTAAGGGGAACCATATACGACAGAAACGGAAAGGAACTTTCCGTCAGTGAGAAAAAGTCCAACAGCAGCGATTACAAAAGGGTATATAACGGCGGTGCAGTCACAGCTCATACATTGGGATATTATGACCCACAGTATGGGATAACAGGCTTGGAAAACCTGTATGACAGCTATTTGTCCAGCAATATATCGGCATCCCTGCTGGCGTGGATTGGAAACGGATTCAAAGAGGTTAATAAAAAAGGTGATGACGTTTACAGTACTCTTGACTACCAACTTCAAAAAACGGCCTATGATGCCCTTGGTTCATCCAAGGGGTCTGTAGTGGTACTCAAGGTTGATACCGGAGAAATACTTGCAATAGTATCGAAACCTTCATACGATCCTAACAACCTTAACAAGAATTGGGAAACACTTGTGAAAAGTAAAAACGTTCCACTGCTTAACAGGTCAGTTTCAGGGCTGTACCCACCGGGTTCAACCTTCAAGGTCGTAACGGCAGTAAGTGCTTTGGAGAATATAGAAGGTATAAAAAATGAGACCTTTAACGACAAAGGTAAGCTGAATCTTGGTGGAGGATATTCTCTCAGCAATGACCATGGGGAAGTTCTGGGTAAAATAAATCTTGAAACGGCTTTAGTAAAATCAAGTAATGTCTTTTTCGGAAACTTGGGTATAAGGCTGGAAAATGATTTATATAAAACGGCACAGGATTTCAGATTCAATAAAGATACACCTTCTGATGGCATTATAATTGATAAAAGCAGATTTCCAAAGTATAAGACTTATGAGAAGGGTAATATGGCGCAAAGCGGAATAGGGCAGGCAGAAGTACTTGCTACCCCGATACAAATGGCTCTTATAGCTCAAACAATTGCCAATGACGGAGTTATGCTGAAGCCTACATTAGTTAACAAAATTACCGATTACAACGGAAATACAATACAGAGTCTTAAATCGTCAGAGGTAGAACAGGTTACATCTGCGGAATATGCAAGTGATATAAGAAAGTATATGAGAGAGGTTGTATCAAAGGGAACAGGTACAAGGGCGCAGGTCAGTGGGATTCAGGTTGGCGGAAAAACGGGAACCGCTCAGCACATTGAAAGCAAAACCCCTCACAGCTGGTTTATCGGCTTTGCACCCTATAAAAATCCTCAGATAGCAATAGCAGTAATAGTTGAAGAAGGGGGCTACGGAGGAGTTGCAGCTGCCAGAATTTCACAGAAGGTTATGAGCAGGTATTTTCATAAATAAGTAGATCAGAATAATACCTCTTTCTAAACAGAACAAGAGGCAGGCTTATTGAAAGAGCCTGCCTCTTGTTGAACAAATTTTGCATCATAGTTTAAATACTAACATCAAAATTACTACCCAAACCCGGATTTACGCTAAGCTCCATCATTTTCGTCAAATTCGCACCTGTCTGGTTCATACTGTTCATCGCCAGCTTAGCAACGGCAATATTAACATTTTGGGCTAATGAAGCCTGAGACATTGAAATTGAAACAGCTGCAACATCCATTTCAAAACACTCCTCTCATAAACAGTCATGCATATTTTATTCGTATAATATTAAATATATTTTACATCTTTAATATCAAAAGTTCAAATTTTCTGTATTTATGCAAAAGAACTGTATCCTTGACTGCTTTAATAACAAAAAGTATAATAATTTCCATGAAGGGTGGCTTATACACCCGGCTATTTTATAAAAAACAAAAGGTAAGGAAGACATGAATATATTCATCAACAGAGATTATTTCCTTTTTGATGGTGCCATGGGTACCTACTATTCATCAAAGAATAAAAACAATACTCCCTGTGAATTTGCTAATATTAGTGAAAGAGAAAATATTTTAAATATTCATTTAGAGTACATACAAGCCGGTGTAAATGCCATTAAAACAAATACATTTGGTGCAAACCGTTTTTCACTGGGTTGTCAACAGTCGGAGGTTGACAGAATTATAAAATCGGGATATGACATTGCCGTACAGGCTTGTTCAGGACAAGAGGTAGCGGTTTTTGCAGATATTGGCCCGATACCTGACGGAAAAGGAGCCAATCCCGAAGAAGAATATAAAAAAATCGTTGATATTTTCATGGAATGCGGGGCAAAAAACTTTTTGTTTGAAACCTTTTCAAGTACTGATATCTTGACGGGGGTTGCAGCCTACATACGTTTACGTTTGCCTGATGCGGTTATTATTACTTCTTTCGCAGTTTATCCCGACGGCTACTCAAAAGAAGGACTTTTTTATATTGATATAATGGAAAAAATGTATGCCAGCGGTCTTGTAGATGCGGTTGGGCTTAACTGTATCAGTGGCCCTGCTCATATGTACCGTCTAATTAAAAAAGCGGATATCAGGGGTAAAAATATTATTATAATGCCCAATTCGGGATATCCGGGCACAGAGAGAGGCAGAACCGTTTATTATGACAATTCCGAGTACTATGCCGAAAAACTTCTGGATATAATGAAGTTGGGAGTTAAAATTCTTGGTGGCTGTTGCGGAACCACACCACGTCATATAGCTGCTGCTGCAAAGTTATTAACCAGCCCACAACCTGTCGAATCCAACACAGATATAAGCACTCATATGGAGATATGCGACCTTGAATATGAAAATATTCTGGACAGACTTGTTAAGAATAAAAAGCCTATACTGGTAGAAGTGGACCCTCCCTTTGATACTAATTGGGAGTACATGCTCAGGGATACGCTCATTCTTAAACAGGCAGGGGCAGATATTATTACTATTGCTGATTCACCTCTTGCAAAAGCAAGGGCAGAAAGTACCATTATGGCTGCAAAAATACAGCGGGAAGTAGCTATACCCGTTATGCCCCATATAACCTGCAGGGATAAAAATCTTCTGGGGATAAAGGCATCACTTTTGGGTGTGCATATAGAAGGAATACGGAACGTGCTTGTTATTACAGGCGACCCTATTGCAAATATCGAAAGTAGCAGGATAAAAGGAGTTTTCAGTTTTAATTCTTCCAATCTTGCAAATTATATTAAAAGCTTAAATAGTAATGTTTTTTGCGGACAGGACATTAAAATAGCCGGAGCTTTAAATGTAAATGCAGTAAATTTTAGTGCCGAGTTAAAAAAGGCTTTTACTAAAATCGAAAACGGCATCAGCTGTTTTCTTACTCAGGCAATTTATACAAAAGGTGCGGTTGAAAATTTGCAAAAAGCGGTTGAAGCCCTGAACGTACCCATATTCGCAGGATTTATGCCTATA
This region of Clostridium sp. BNL1100 genomic DNA includes:
- a CDS encoding bifunctional homocysteine S-methyltransferase/methylenetetrahydrofolate reductase → MNIFINRDYFLFDGAMGTYYSSKNKNNTPCEFANISERENILNIHLEYIQAGVNAIKTNTFGANRFSLGCQQSEVDRIIKSGYDIAVQACSGQEVAVFADIGPIPDGKGANPEEEYKKIVDIFMECGAKNFLFETFSSTDILTGVAAYIRLRLPDAVIITSFAVYPDGYSKEGLFYIDIMEKMYASGLVDAVGLNCISGPAHMYRLIKKADIRGKNIIIMPNSGYPGTERGRTVYYDNSEYYAEKLLDIMKLGVKILGGCCGTTPRHIAAAAKLLTSPQPVESNTDISTHMEICDLEYENILDRLVKNKKPILVEVDPPFDTNWEYMLRDTLILKQAGADIITIADSPLAKARAESTIMAAKIQREVAIPVMPHITCRDKNLLGIKASLLGVHIEGIRNVLVITGDPIANIESSRIKGVFSFNSSNLANYIKSLNSNVFCGQDIKIAGALNVNAVNFSAELKKAFTKIENGISCFLTQAIYTKGAVENLQKAVEALNVPIFAGFMPIVSYKNAQFINNEVPGIDIDIETIEKFRDRSREESEKLGMEITMDIVEEIYPHVSGFYLMTPLKRTGVICELIKKIKEI
- a CDS encoding YjfB family protein yields the protein MDVAAVSISMSQASLAQNVNIAVAKLAMNSMNQTGANLTKMMELSVNPGLGSNFDVSI
- a CDS encoding FHA domain-containing protein, with the translated sequence MDFSSLSVVFRIVLVVLIFIIILYALKIISKDLKRGKPGKNLGWKLRIEYSADKSSLEDGEIVPIGSKLTIGRNKNNQMVLPSRAVSNFHAKIYFEDGRYMLEDLDSTNGTFVNGNRVDKKSLQPGDEIRISETVFTVTDDD
- a CDS encoding penicillin-binding protein 2 — its product is MDNLTNNIKRIMIIFLVVFFVLISYLAYFTLVKGPEIVTRPDNRRMWDIRNKVVRGTIYDRNGKELSVSEKKSNSSDYKRVYNGGAVTAHTLGYYDPQYGITGLENLYDSYLSSNISASLLAWIGNGFKEVNKKGDDVYSTLDYQLQKTAYDALGSSKGSVVVLKVDTGEILAIVSKPSYDPNNLNKNWETLVKSKNVPLLNRSVSGLYPPGSTFKVVTAVSALENIEGIKNETFNDKGKLNLGGGYSLSNDHGEVLGKINLETALVKSSNVFFGNLGIRLENDLYKTAQDFRFNKDTPSDGIIIDKSRFPKYKTYEKGNMAQSGIGQAEVLATPIQMALIAQTIANDGVMLKPTLVNKITDYNGNTIQSLKSSEVEQVTSAEYASDIRKYMREVVSKGTGTRAQVSGIQVGGKTGTAQHIESKTPHSWFIGFAPYKNPQIAIAVIVEEGGYGGVAAARISQKVMSRYFHK
- a CDS encoding FtsW/RodA/SpoVE family cell cycle protein; this translates as MTKKLRMFQFLIYVFLFFGFLNLGVLKKPFDPKAGIFFGILVVIIALTTWILKRFYPMGDRIIFLLSMLLCSIGIIMLYRLNIKLATKQLGWLLLGILAFLFVVLFLKRGLSQFARLKYVFLAGTIMFMSMATFIGYEILGAKNWVRIGPMSFQPSEFGKIFLILYLASALSNVNTRKKLIEPGIVISISLGFMVIQRDLGTALIIFAVAVTMVYLATSKKLYVLVSLGLFASGGAASYAMFDHIKRRIMIWHNPWPYVYNESYQLVQSMYAIATGGLFGRGLGMGHPGYVAVNESDFIFSVICEEMGLLMGFAILILHFLLFYRSIRSAIHAENNFSKLLTAGLSVMIATQTLVIVGGVTGFIPLTGITLPFVSSGGTSLLISFLSLSIIQKVSEGED